In Onthophagus taurus isolate NC chromosome 6, IU_Otau_3.0, whole genome shotgun sequence, a genomic segment contains:
- the LOC111427890 gene encoding histone H4 transcription factor produces MGEALTNKRKSRLAVFEHLPTDSKKVKRDGNSAPSTECRMIINEEELQTLIKPRNRGVRLVEEPLQLLCKWTDCTDSFTDYSSYMKHVNNHVLYLEASGSKVLKCLWGKCDITIDNIMGLLKHVSFHAYHNKLKSIGENMVGRLKLPKCYKSEEFTVPGDLPDFNCDWGTCDKYFVSINDFQFHIKLHVNANPKYCKKGESIDCQWRDCKLKLSSQYKLSDHMRSHTKERVVACPTCGTMFATKTKFCDHRKRQLPLELQSYQCSQCSKLFSTERLLRDHMRAHINHYKCNFCDMTCPKPSNLAKHIRFRHMNERPFKCNLCKHSCVSKDHLEQHLTTHCGEKLMACDECDFRCRSLYGLERHYQKEHGNGWTHFYECHCCLKRFSRGNQLTKHLISVHDYHWPSGHSRFRYKEDTDGILRLQTVRYESLEVTQEMIESNNQNSTTDPKRASKHYVLMTSETGEEKVVCSTDNNVVITIADVDAKGHVVKSETMESNEMCVKNDVRLVKKETV; encoded by the exons ATGGGTGAAGCTCTCACTAATAAACGAAAAAGTCGCCTAGCGGTTTTCGAACATCTTCCAACAGATTCAAAAAAGGTTAAACGTGATGGAAACTCGGCTCCTTCAACAGAATGTCGTATGATTATAAACGAAGAAGAACTACag ACTTTGATTAAACCTCGAAATAGAGGTGTTCGCTTGGTGGAAGAACCCCTACAACTATTGTGCAAGTGGACTGATTGCACAGATTCGTTTACAGATTATAGTAGTTATATGAAACATGTAAATAATCACGTTCTTTATTTGGAAGCAAGTGGTTCGAaagtattaaaatgtttatgggGAAAATGCGATATAACCATAGATAATATAATgggtttattaaaacatgTCAGTTTTCATGCGTAtcacaacaaattaaaaagtattggTGAAAATATGGTTGGTAGATTAAAACTACCTAAATGTTATAAATCCGAAGAATTTACTGTTCCCGGTGATTTACCTGATTTTAATTGCGATTGGGGGACTTGTGATAAATATTTCGTTTctattaatgattttcaatttcatattAAGTTGCATGTCAATGCTAATCCCAAGTATTGTAAGAAAGGCGAATCAATTGATTGTCAATGGAGAg atTGTAAACTTAAATTATCTTCTCAATATAAACTCTCAGATCATATGAGATCTCACACTAAAGAAAGAGTAGTTGCTTGTCCCACTTGTGGAACTATGTTTGCAACTAAAACAAAGTTTTGTGATCATCGAAAAAGACAATTACCGTTAGagt tgcAAAGTTATCAATGTTCTCAGTGCTCAAAGCTTTTCTCAACTGAACGTTTATTAAGAGATCATATGCGAGCACATATAAACCATTACAAGTGTAATTTTTGTGATATGACTTGCCCAAAGCCTTCAAATTTAGCCAAACATATTAGGTTTCGTCACATGAATGAAAGGCCATTTAAATGTAATCTTTGTAAACACTC atgTGTCTCAAAGGATCATTTAGAACAACACTTAACAACTCATTGTGGTGAAAAATTAATGGCTTGTGATGAATGCGATTTTCGCTGTCGATCACTTTATGGATTAGAAAGACATTATCAAAAAGAACATGGAAAT ggTTGGACACATTTTTATGAATGCCACTGttgtttaaaaagatttaGTCGTGGAAATcaattaacaaaacatttaatCAGCGTTCACGATTATCATTGGCCTTCAGGACACTCAAGATTTCGTTACAAAGAAGACACCGACGGAATTTTAAGATTACAAACTGTAAGGTATGAAAGTTTAGAGGTAACACAAGAGATGATTGAGTCGAACAATCAGAATTCGACTACCGATCCGAAAAGAGCATCGAAACATTACGTTTTGATGACTTCGGAAACTGGCGAGGAAAAAGTGGTTTGTTCCACTGATAACAATGTTGTAATAACAATAGCCGACGTTGACGCTAAAGGACACGTTGTCAAATCGGAAACGATGGAATCGAATGAGATGTGTGTTAAAAATGATGTTCGTTTGGTTAAAAAGGAAACTGTGTAA